The proteins below come from a single Eucalyptus grandis isolate ANBG69807.140 chromosome 3, ASM1654582v1, whole genome shotgun sequence genomic window:
- the LOC104452575 gene encoding uncharacterized protein LOC104452575, with amino-acid sequence MKWLTFTLFCLIRIAAKAEEKKDATLIERQKEQVGFFLLLFSRKVEAQDFLEQKSAGRQERSEYQKQIGDQYIAKVEKQLERWQNARKARKANHDFICLGSLNCVTLINLTKSIVYVKTIILPSTIRL; translated from the exons ATGAAGTGGTTGACATTTACTCTCTTTTGTCTGATTAGAATTGCTGCCAaggcagaagaaaagaaagatgcaACCTTGATTGAGCGGCAAAAAGAGCAAGttggtttctttcttctcttattCTCAAGGAAAGTTGAGGCGCAG GATTTCCTGGAGCAGAAGAGCGCTGGGCGACAGGAGCGATCTGAATATCAGAAACAGATTGGGGATCAGTATATTGCAAAAGTCGAGAAGCAGTTGGAGAGGTGGCAAAATGCCAGGAAAGCGAGAAAAGCAAACCACGATTTTATTTGTTTGGGTTCCCTTAATTGTGTTACCTTGATAAACCTAACCAAATCGATAGTATATGTCAAGACAATAATTTTGCCGTCAACAATAAGGCTGTGA
- the LOC120292065 gene encoding uncharacterized protein LOC120292065 gives MRNSWIFRHRPPDPHQAVDDALALSSLRSSSDASRSRTREATADAVHLWKPPARDFLKCNIDGSYYPGSQEGTMACVSRNHQGILTDVYTKRFPAASAFQSEVQALTFTLHHLRNQGINTGNIVIESDCQILIDTVHGKKTPPWEERMLFNEISALLPEYPSVRLQFCRREANGAADWAAKAHGRLDLAHNWNIFTPYILQDLVAADAIVSGCTLTNA, from the coding sequence ATGCGCAACAGCTGGATTTTTCGCCACAGACCACCGGATCCCCATCAAGCAGTGGACGACGCCCTTGCACTGTCCAGCCTCCGATCTTCTTCAGATGCGAGCAGATCCAGAACAAGGGAGGCTACTGCTGATGCCGTCCATCTGTGGAAACCTCCAGCACGCGACTTCCTCAAATGCAATATCGACGGATCTTACTACCCAGGTAGCCAAGAAGGAACGATGGCATGTGTTAGTCGAAATCATCAGGGTATTCTAACAGATGTCTACACCAAGCGATTTCCAGCCGCCTCAGCGTTTCAATCGGAAGTTCAAGCGCTCACCTTCACTCTGCATCATTTGAGGAATCAAGGCATCAACACAGGAAATATAGTAATCGAATCTGACTGTCAAATCTTGATCGATACAGTCCACGGGAAGAAGACGCCACCATGGGAAGAAAGAATGCTCTTCAATGAAATTTCAGCTCTGCTCCCCGAATACCCTAGCGTGCGTCTGCAGTTCTGTCGTAGGGAGGCCAATGGAGCAGCCGACTGGGCCGCCAAGGCCCATGGTAGACTTGACCTAGCTCATAATTGGAACATCTTTACTCCTTACATTTTGCAGGATCTTGTTGCTGCTGATGCAATAGTATCTGGATGTACTTTGACGAATGCATAA